ACCACATCCCGGGGACGCAGGATGTGGCACCCGTAATGGGGGGCCACCTTAAGATTTTGGAAAGGCCGGGTATTTTTTTTCCAGATATTGGTTGGATCAATATCTTCAAAAAAAACATTTAACAGGTGTTTGATTTCAACTCCGGCAGGATACCTCAGGCCTTCTTCCTTTAAGACCTCATTAACTTCCTTTAATAGCGCCTCATTTTTTTTTAAAAGAAAATCCGCATAGCGCAGCGTGCCGTAACAGCACTTACAAAGACACACCAGGGGTAACCCCTTTTCGCCGACCAGGGCGATATTTCGGGCCGCGGAAAAAATAAAGGCTTTAAAGTCCAGAAAGCGAATCGGGTATCCGCAACAGGCAAGTTCCAGATCCACGAATTCGATCCCGAACCGATCCAGGACCATTCGACTGGAGGTTTCGTAAAAGGGGACATAATAGGGCACTTTGCATCCGGGGAACAAGATCATTTGCATTGGCAATTCCTTTAAAAATACAGGCTATAGGCACGAGGCAAGAGGCTATAGGTGAAGAAAAATCAGGGAAACCTTTCTTACTATTGCCCCTCGACCATTGCCACCTTAAGTTATCTCCATGCCTCGTGGCGCCCCTGGGGCATGAGGGTTTAAAAAAAACAAGAATCCAGAATCCAGAATAAAAACTCTTAAACACCTGATTCTAAATTTTATTTTCATGTTTCGTGGTGCCACGCCCTAAGCGTGGCTGAGAGTTTAATA
This DNA window, taken from Deltaproteobacteria bacterium, encodes the following:
- a CDS encoding disulfide reductase, encoding MQMILFPGCKVPYYVPFYETSSRMVLDRFGIEFVDLELACCGYPIRFLDFKAFIFSAARNIALVGEKGLPLVCLCKCCYGTLRYADFLLKKNEALLKEVNEVLKEEGLRYPAGVEIKHLLNVFFEDIDPTNIWKKNTRPFQNLKVAPHYGCHILRPRDVV